The Spirochaetota bacterium nucleotide sequence ATGTCCCGCAGTCGTATTGCGTCTGGGTGAGCGGCGACACGACGGCACCGGCAGCGGCGCCGATAGCGGCCGCGAGCATGAACGAGAGCGTTATCATGTTCTTCGTACTGATGCCGCACAGTCGTGCCGCGTCGGGATCGGATGCGGTCGCACGCATCGAACGCCCGAGCGCGGTATAGCGGAAGAACAGCGTAAGGAGCGATACGATGAGGGCGCACACACCGAGCACCCAGAACACCTGCGGGGAGATGAACGCCCCGCCGATGTTCACCGATGAGGTCTCGTCGCCGGAGAAGAAGCGGAGCGATCGTACCTTCTCGTCCCAGATATGCAGCGCCGCCTCCTTGAGGAGTATCGAGATGCCGATGGTGACGATGATCATATTGAGGACGGTGGGCTTTTTCATGCGGCGGATGAACACGATATCGACGAGCGCGCCGACGCCGGCGGTTATGATTATCGAGAGCGGTATGGCAAGCCAGAGCGGCATTATCTTCGAGAAGGTTATCGCTATCATCGCGCCGAGCATGAGGAATTCGCCCTGCGCGAAATTGATTATCCCGGTGGTGTTATAGACGATATTGAAACCGATGGCGGCGATGGCATAGATGGAGCCGTTGGTGATGCCTGAAAGCAGGTATTGCAGTATTTGTTCAGGGGGCATATGCGCACCGCATCGATTATTTATCGCATGGTAAAAAAAGGCCGGAGAATGATCTCCGGCCTTTTGTATTCATACGCAGCTTATTCTTTGTAGAGGACGAACTTGCCGTCCTTAACGGTCAGGAGCGAGAGCGAGTCCATGCCGAGACCGCTGTGATCGGTCGGCGAGTAATTGAAGATGCCGCCGGTGCCGGGGAATCCCTTGAGGTTCTCAATGGCGGCGCGGACCCTGTCCTTCTCGGTGCTGCCCGCTTTCTTCATGGCTTCGGTGAGAATAAGGATGGCATCATAGGCATGTCCGCCGAAGGTGCTCACATCCTCCTTGAACTTTGCTTCGTAATCTTTCTTATACTTCTGGAGCACCGCTTTCTGCGGGTCCTTGTCGGAGAGCTGATCGGCGACGAAAATGCGGCCGCAGGGGAAAACGATGCCTTCGCCCGCCTTGCCCGCTTCCGATGCGTATTTCAGATTGCCGAAACCGTGGCTCTGGAAGAGCGGCACGTTCATGTTGAGCTGTTTCATGTTCTTCGGGATGATGGACTGTGCGGGTTCGATGGACCAGTTGACGACGGCCTGAACGTTCAACGCCTTGATCTTGGTGAGCACGGCGGTAAGGTCGGTGGCCTGTTTGTCGAACACTTCGCTGATGAGTATCGTGATGCCGGAGCCGGCGGCGAGTGCTTCAAGCTGCGCCTTGCCGGATTTGCCGAAGCCGGTGTTCGCGGAAAGGACGCCTATCTTCGTAAGCCCTTTCTTCTTCATGGTGTTGAATATCCATTTCACAACATCGCTGTCCTTCTGCGGTGTTTTGAACACCCATGACGCGAGGGGATTGACGATGGCGTCCGCGGCGGCGCAGGATATCAGTATCGTTTTCGCTTCTTCGCAGATCTTCTTGATCGCGAGCGATTCGCCGCTCGTTGTGGGCCCTATGATGGCGAACACCTTGTCCTCGTCGATGAGCTGTTTCGCGAACGAGACCGCTTTTTCCGGCGATCCTTCCGAGTCCTTGATGACGAGGGCGAGATTGTCCCCGTTGATGCCGCCCTGTGCGTTGATCTGTTCGACGAGCATCTGTGCGGTCTTCTGTTCCGGCGCGCCGAGGAACGATGCAGGGCCGGTGACGGCGAATATCGCACCGATCTTGACTGTCTTTCCCGCAGCGGCCAGCGGCAGTACCGCTATGACGCACAGGAGTACGATGGCTTTTTTCATGTTACCTCCGAATTGGTTACTGGATACCCAGACTTTTTCTGGACGCTGACTATATCACAGGAAAGCCCAAAATGCAATGTGCGATTGCATTCACCGCAGTTTGACGGTATAATAGCCGGCACAAATACTGCACACAAAAAGGAAGCATGCATGGCTATTGTAGTCGTCGGTTCGGTAGCGCTCGATACGGTAAAGACGCCGAAAGGGACCATGTCCCGCGGCCTCGGCGGGAGCGCGCTCCATTTCTCGAATGCGGCAAGCATTCTCCACCCCATAAAGCTCGTCGGCGTCGTCGGCGATGATTTCCCAGCCGAAGGGATGACGTTCTTCTCCGAGAAGGGCATCGATACCGTCGGGCTTGAACGCGTATCGGGAAAGACGTTCCATTGGGAAGGCTATTACGAGAACGATATGAGCGTCGCCCATACGGTGAACACGGAGCTTAATGTGTTCGCGGCGTTCTCCCCGAAGATACCGGATTCATACAAGAAAGAAAAATATCTCTTCCTTGCGAACATCGACCCTGTGCTCCAGCGTTCGGTGCTGGAAGCGATGGGAAAGCTCGATTGCTCGGTCATGGATACGATGAATTACTGGATAGACACGAAAAAGTCCGACGTGCTCGATGTCATCTCCCGCGTCGATATCGCGCTTCTCAATGATCAGGAGGCGCGTTCGTTGACGGGCGAGAAGAACCTTATTGCCGCAGCGAAACAGCTTATCACGAAAGGGCTCACGTATGCCGTGATCAAGAAGGGCGAACACGGAGCTATCGTCGTCGGGAAGGACGAATATTTCGCCACTGTGTCTTTTCCGGTGGAGAACGTCGTCGACCCGACGGGCGCCGGGGACAGCTTTGCCGGCGGCCTCGTGAGCTATCTTGCGCATGAAAAGAAGCTCGATGGGAAGACGATACGAAAAGCGATGCTCTATGCCACCGCGGTAGCGTCGTTCAATGTGGAGGCGTTCAGCATCGAAGGGCTCCGCCGTGTTGCGAAAAAGGATATCTCGTCGCGGATAGAGCGTATACGCGGCATTACCGAGGTAGGGGAGATACGCCTTTGACGCGTGAGATGCTGAAATCGAAGATACATCGCGCCGTTATTACCGACGCGAACGTGGATTATGTCGGATCGATAACCATCGACGAGGACCTCATGGACGCCGCCGACCTCATCGAGAACGAGAAGGTGATGGTGGCCGATGTGAACAACGGTGAACGCTTCGAGACGTATGTCATAACGGGCAGGCGCGGCTCGGGCGTCATCTGCATCAACGGCGCGGCAGCGCATCTTGTGGCGCTGGGCGATCGCATCATCATCATGGCGTTCACGTGGCTCGAAGACCCCCACGGGCGTGCGCATAAGCCCGCGCTCGTGTTCGTCGATGAAAAGAACCGGAAAAAGCACTGATATGGGAAAGACGCTTCTCATTGTCGATCATGTGGGCGTAACGAAGTACGCCTATGGGACTATCGGTACTGCGTCCATTCCCGACATCATCGCGCGTCGCGCGCGTGTCATGGCGGAGCGTCTTTCGGCGGACATTGCCGTTGTCGCGCTCCCGGACAGCGTCAGCCGTGTCGAGAACGCGAAGCGGCATGTGCTTACGGATATGACCGCGAAGGGATATCTCGCGCTCATCTCGGAGATATCCGACGGTTACAGCGACATCGTTCACATGAAGGCGGATATGCCGTTCGCCGATGCCGATGAGGCCGTCCGTGCGCTTGCACTGCACAATGAGAATTTCGCGTACTATACCTACGGCGAGAACTATCCCGTCGGCGTCCTTCCCCGCATCTACAAGCGCGGTACGCTCGAGCGTCTGTCGCTCCTTGTCGAAGAGAAGAAGCTCCCGCTGTCCTATGACATCATCCACGAAACGGTGTTCATCGATCCGAATTTCTTCGAGATAGAAGTGTCGCTCTCAAAGGATGATATGCGGTACTACCGGCTTTCGTTCCGTGCCGATACGAAGCGCAATGTGCTCCTCATCGAACGCGTCGGCGGCGCCGATCCGTCGCTCGCATACAATGATGCGGCGAAGAACGTCCTTCGCGATGCGGCACTGCGCAGGACGCTCCCGGCATATGTGGAAATAGAACTGACCACCGAGCGTGATGTGTGGCCGGTGACCATGCCGCCGGAAACATCATCCCGCCCGAAAGCCGCGTTCACCCGCGATTCCTTCGCCCGCGCCTGCGATACGATCGCCGCACTGTGCGACGATGTGCATCTCTCGCTCTCACTATACGGCGAGCCGCTCATGCATGCGGAGGTCCGCGGCTGCATAGAGGAGGCGCTGAAACGCGGTTTCACCGTGTACCTGGAAACGAACGGCATGAAATTCGATGCCACTTTCGCCGACTGGGTGCTCTCGCTGAAAGAACCGCGCCTGAAGACCATATTCCATCTGGACACCATCGATACCGCCCTGTATGCGAGGCTGTATCGCGGCGGCGATCTCGGCATCGTGCTCGCGAACATCGAATACTATCTCATGCGCGACAATAAGAACGCGTATGTGCAGATACGGAAAATGAAGGATAATTTCGATCACCTTATGGCCTTCTATCAGTATTTCGAGAAATTCGACGCGCAGATAATACTCCAGAAATACGACAGCTGCCGCGGGAAGATGAAAGGGCGCGAAGTGGGCGATCTCTCTCCGCTCGTCCATGTCGGCTGCTGGCATGTGGCGCGCGACCTCGCCGTGTTCGCCGACGGGAGCGTGCGTCTGTGCAAAGAGGATATCGCCGCTGAGCGGGTGATCGGGAGCATCCACACTGATGAGCTCCATGCCCTGTGGAAGCGCATGGATGACGATTACCGCGCGACCGTTACACGATCGCACCCGTTCTGTGCCGACTGTGACGAATGGTATATCTATAATTTCTAGGGGCGCCAGTGTTCGATACGCCGATAACCTATCTTTTCGCTATTCTTGCTGCCGGCGGTTTTTCCGCGGTGGTGCGCTTCGCGTTCTCGCTTTTGCCGGCGGTGGTCCGCACGCGTGAAATGCTTTCCGCATGCCCTGCGGTGCGTACCGTTCCCGGTATTGCGGACATCGTGTTCCGCGAGGCGATCGCCGCCATGGAGATAATGCTCATCGCCGCGGTGTTCATTTTCGTCCGCTGGTCGCTCCCGTTCGACGGGGTGGCGCGCGGTATTCTCTATGCGGCGGCGGTCATCGTGCTTGAGACCGTTCCGCATATCGTGGCCCTCGCCCTCGATACATCGTATCCGAGGACGCTCCTCCTGCAGCAGGCCGCCCGCGACGCGCTTGCACGGCTGGCGATGGGGCTTGCGCTCGGCGCGATCATAGAGGGGTGATCTGTATAGGATGGTGCATCGATAATGCCACCGGAGGTCATTTCCATGAATGGAGAGAGACTTCAGACTACTGACACATCGTATTACGGAACGCCCGCTCCTCGCGAGGAAAAGGAACTGTATCGGCTGCTCGCATCGGGACTGAAATGATCACTATCCCTTGAACATGCGGCAGACTTTCGTGAAAGCGCGTATGACGCGCTGTACGTCGGCATCGCTCAGTTTAGCATAGAGCGGTATGGCAAGATTCCTCTGGTAGTGATCCTCTGCGGCAGGATAGTCCCCCTGCTTATAGCCGAAATTCTTCCGATAATATGGCTGCGTATGCACGGGGATGTACAGCACTTGCGATCCGATGCCTTCCTTGGAAAGCGCATCCATGAAAGCCTCGCGCGATACGCCCAGAGCATTGAAGTCTATCTCAAGCGCATAGAGATGATACGGTGAGAATGCGTATTCCTTCTCTACCGGTATACGGACATGGGGCGTGCCGTCGAACGCTTCGTCGTATCTCTTCACGATGCTGCGTTTGCGGCGGATGAAGGAGTCAAGATCGGAAAGCTGCGATGCGAGGAGCATGGCCTGATAGTCGGTGATGCGGTAATTGAACCCAAGACGATGCTGTTCGTACCACCAGCGCCCTTCATGCTTTTCCATGCGCGCCTTGTCGCGTGTGAGCCCGTGCGAACGAAGCTCGCGGAGCACGTGATACCACTCTTCGTTGTTCGTGACCACCGCGCCGCCTTCGCCCGCGGTCATGTTCTTTACCGCGTGGAACGAGAACACGCACATATCGCTGCGCGTGAGCGCGCCGATCTTTTTTCCGCGATAGCTTCCGCCGACAGCATGCGCCGCGTCCTCGATGATGATGAGCTTTCTTTTCTTCGCGATGGCGTGTATCGCGTCCATATCGCAGGGGTGTCCTGCATAATGCACCGGCACAATCACCTTCGTCTTCCGCGTGATGCGGCGTTCAATCTGTGCGGGTGATATGTTCTTCGTCTCGGGATCGATGTCGGCGAACACCGGTTTCGCCCCGGCATAGCAGATGGAATTCGCTGATGCGAGGAAGGTGTTCGGTGTCGTGATGCCTTCGTCGCCGGGTTTTATCCCCGCAGCGAGCATCGCGATATGAAGCCCCGCGGATGCCGATGAAACGACCACTGCATACTTTGCGCCGGTATACTCGCGGAGCTTTTCCTCGAAGTGTTCGATATGCCATCCGGTAGTGATGAAATCGTCCCGGAGCGCTTTGACGACGGTCCGTATATCCTTCTCGCGTATCCATTGGCGGGAATAGGGGAGTATCTTCTTCATCGGAGCTCCGTTACTTCGCTATTGCATCCATGTTGAAGTTGAACCACTGCCCGAGCATGATGAGCGATGACTGCGCTGCTATGGTAAGCGTTCGGTCGCGGCGGTAGCGCTCTATGATGGCATACACGTCGTTCTCCAGAATGGAGCGTCTGACAGGGAGCGATATCTTGTTCACGAAATGCATGTCCGCGATGACTACTGATGCAATGGCAGGGTCGAAATGCCGCAACATCTCTCTGCAGTGCTTTCGGATGTCCTTTTCTACACGCTCGGCGAACGATCGCGTATCGAGCACGATAGTGTTCTCCTTTGCGATGGCGAGAAGCGACTCTATCTCCGCATACTGGCCCACGCGGAAGCCGCCGTTCTCGGCGAGTGTTTCCAGCTTCAGCGCAAAGAACGCCGAAAAGAGCTGCATCATCTCACGCGGAGGCGGTACGCCGTGGCTGTGCGCCGTCCGTATGATGCGGAGCGAGGTCTCGAACGCGGAGCGTCCCGCGGAAAGGAGTTTCGATGTCTCCGGCAGTGTGAGCCGCCGGCTTATGCGCTTACGCTCATCATAGACGATATCGCGTAACGAGAGCGACACTGTCCCCGCATCGGTAGCAGCGGCGGCGGCGAGCGCATCCGTCGGCCGTATCGAGAGCGTGACCCGCGTTTCGCGTCCCGATGGCGAACACGACAGTGCAACGATCTTGTCGCGGTCATGTTTGATGAAGCGTACGCTGTTTCCGTAGAGCGTACTGTCGGGTATTTTCCTGATATCAAGCCCGTGCGAGATATGTTCGGCGCATTGATGATACACTATCTTTTCAGCCGGGTATCGCTCAGGGATGACCCATCGCTCATAGCAGGTGTTCCCGTCCATTCCCGGTATGTTCGACTTCGCGTCGCCGAGGGCGTGGATGAAGCGCGCACGGGCGCTCAGGATGTACGGCGCCTTGCCGGTGGCCGAGGCGAGCAGCTCAAAAGCGATATCGGCGTATTTCAGGTTCTGTACCGGCTCAAGACCGGTGATGTCGGCGAAGAACCAGCCGCAGGATGTATAGGCATAGAGCGCATATCGATAGGAATCCATTATCTCCGTGAACGTTTCGAGCGATACCTTTTTCGCGAATTTTTCGTGCAGCGCATGGATGACCTTCCTGTCGTATGCTGCGGCTATCGCTGCATCGCGGAGTACGCGCTTATCCTCGGCGGAAAGCGGCATCACCATATCGACGGCCTCTTCATGAGCATCGCGGAGGATATCGACGGCCGCGCGCAAGGGGCCGCGCCAGCGCTGGTTCCAGCCGTCATGGCTTCCTGTCGCACAGCCGCAATCGCTTCTCCAGCGTTCGACACCGTGGGAACAGCTCCATGAGGTGCCGCTGCCGTTCGCGCCGTCGTGGAGCAGCACTTCCTCGGTCGGCGGTGCTGCCGCGAGCACAGCGGCGTAATTGGTCACGGTAATGCCGCGCTCGGGGATGATATCCGAGAAATATTTCGCTATGCACATATCGGCGAACGGCTCATGGTGTCCGTACGATTCTCCGTCGGTGGCGATGTTCACGAGTCCTTTGTGCTTAAACGCATCATCGATGAGCTTCGCGTAGCCGTGTGCATCGCGCAGCGCATGTTCGAAGGCGATGCCCCGTGCCAGCTCCGGGTGGTAGAAGAACACGGCTATCTCACCGCCGCGATGTCCTTTCAGCAGGTACGGCTTGGACGTATCGATAGTACCGTCGCTTACCTGCGTCGCCTGCCCGTTCGATATGACGGCGCTCGCCTGATACGGTGAAAGCACGGTAAAGCGTATGCCGCATTGCCAGAGCGCGTCAACGACATCGCGGTTTATCGCCGTTTCCGAGAGCCACATGCCTTCCGGCGTGCGGCCGAAATGACGCTCGAAATTGAATATGCCCCAGCGTATCTCCGAGATCATATCCTCGTAGCGTGCCAGGGGAAGTATGATGTGATTGAATACTTGCGCCATGGCGTTCCCGTGCCCCGTGCGCGCAATGCTTGCGCGGTCGGCGGCGACGATGCGGGTCACCGTTTCCGGGAAATGGGCGGCGAGGTAATCGAGGAGCGTCGGTCCGAAGTTGAAGCTCAGATATTCGTAGTTATTCACCACTTTCGTGATCCGCCCGACGCCGTCCAGTATGCGGGAATGGGCATTGGGCTGATAACATTCGGCGGTAATGCGTTCATTCCAGTCGTGGTAGGGGTGTAAGTCCTGCTCGGTAATGATGTTGCAGTACGGGTTCTCCCGCGGCGGCTGATAGAAATGGCCGTGTAGTATGAGCTTCTTTTCCATTGGCAGCATGGATTATACACTACCGATGCGAATTGTGAAGCACGATCCAGTACGAAAAAAAGCCATTGCTCTATTGACATGGCCTGTGCCGAGGGGTATAATACGCCCCGCTACGCAATTAATAATAAGTAAAGGAGAATCGTATGCAGTACAGTGTCAAGTATCAAGACAAGTACTCTCGCGGACAGCTCTTGTTAAGGACAATTTTTGGCGGATTCTATATCGCCCTCCCTCACTTCTTTCTGATGGCTTTCGTCGGAATCTGGGCGGCTATCCTTTCCTTCCTCGCAGCATGGGTTGTGCTCTTCACTGGTAAATATCCGAAGGGATGGTTCGATTTCCAGGTAAAATTCGGCGCTTGGGGCGCAAGATTGACTGCATCCATGATGAACTTTATGGATGAATATCCTGCGTTCGGAACGGGCGGCACGAGCGCAAGCGTAACGTACAGTGTGAATTATCCGGCATCGTTGAGCCGCGGGCTTCTCATTCTCCGCGTGCTTTTCGGCGTCTTCTATGTCTACGTTCCGCATATGTTCTGCCTCTATTTCCGGCTCATCTGGTCATCGCTTCTTATGTTTCTGGCATGGTGGGCGATTCTCTTCACCGGCAAGTATCCGAAAGGTTTTTTCGAGTTCAATGTCGGCACTATGCGCTGGCTGAACAATGTTTCGGTATACATGTCCCTCCTTACCGACGAATATCCGAAGTTCTCAGGTAAAGAATAGTTTCTTCCCGTTAGCGTAGCGTAGCAAAATCGCGGTGTGCCGGCAACGGTGCACCGCTTTTTTTATGTGCACCTCTCGGGCGCACATAAAAAAAGAGGGCGGGGATAGCCCCGCCCTCTTTTTGTTCTCTTGTATTGTGGTCGGATCAGACTATGCCGTACGCATGCATGGCTTTTGCGACCTTAACGAAACCAGCAATGTTCGCGCCCATGACATAGTCGCCTTTCTTGCCGTATGCTTCAGCGGCATCAAGGCATTGTTTGTGTATGCTCTTCATGATCTTGCTCAGGTTCTGATCGACCTCTTCGCGCGTCCAGTAGAAGCGCTGGCTCTGCTGCGCCATTTCAAGACCGGAAGTGGCAACACCGCCGGCATTGGCGGCCTTGCCCGGTCCGTAGAGCACGTTGCCTGCCTGATAGGCGTGTATCGCGTCCACATCGGATGGCATGTTCGCGCCTTCGGAGACGCAGAAGCAGCCGTTCTTCACGAGCGCCTCTGCGTTCTTGCCGTTCACCTCGTTCTGTGTGGCGGACGGGAAAGCACAGTCGACCTTGACGCTTTGCTCGCGAACAACGTCCCATACGCTTTTGCCGTCATAGTACTTCGCACTTTTGTACTTCTCAGTATATTCTTTCACGCGTCCGCGGTGTACTTCCTTAAGCTCGATGATGTATTTGAGCTTCTCGGCAGAGATGCCTTCTTCATCGATGATAGTGCCGCTGGAATCCGAAATGCTGATGCATTTGCCGCCGAGATGATTGACCTTTTCGATGGTGTACTGGGCGACATTGCCCGAGCCCGAAACGATGCAGCGCAGCCCCTTCATCTCTTTGCTGCGCGTCGCGAGCATTTCTGCTGCAAAATAGACAGCGCCGTAGCCGGTAGCTTCCGGGCGTATGAGCGAACCGCCGTATTCGAGCGCGCGTCCGGTGAGAACACCGGTGTGCTCATTGGTTATCTTCTTGTAATAGCCGTACATATAGCCGATCTCGCGTCCGCCGACACCGATATCGCCGGCGGGGACGTCGGTGTCCTGACCGATGTGTCGGAAGAGTTCGCGCATGAACGACTGGCAAAAGCGCATCACTTCCATATCGGACTTGCCCTTCGGATCGAAATCGCATCCGCCCTTGCCGCCGCCCATAGGGAGCGTGGTGAGCGAATTCTTGAAGATCTGTTCGAAGCCGAGGAATTTGACGATGCCGAGATTGACGGACGGATGGAAACGAAGCCCGCCCTTATAGGGCCCGATGGCATTGTTGAACTGCACGCGCATGCCGCGGTTCACCTGCACCTCGCCCTTGTCATCGACCCACGGTACGCGGAATATAATCGCGCGGTCCGGTTCGACGATGCGGTCATAGATCTTCGATTTGACGAATTCCGGGTGTTTTTTGACCGTCGGTTCCAATGTTTCCATCACTTCCTTTACGGCTTGATGGAATTCCTTCTCGCCGGGGTTCTTTTGAACGACCCTGTCGATCACTTCATTTACGAGTGACATACATGCTCCTTGTGTTATTTTATAGGCAATCAATTGCCTACTATGTATTCTAGGTATTTCTAAGAATATGTCAATACATTGAATATAAATATTATTGATAGTCAAGTGTTTTATAATATAGGCAATATTGCCGATAAAATTTATGCATTGGGGTGCGGAGCCGCCCGAATTATCACGTAAGAAAAGAAAACCACGGGGGCACAGAGAGAATGTAATGAAAGGATGAAGGAAGATAATACGCAGCAGGTTTCACCTTTCGGGTGAAAATGTTCAGTTCCTATTCTGTGTTTTCTCGGCCTTTTCTCCGTGATCTCCGTGGTGCCTCTTTATCTTATGTGGGAATTGGGAGCCGTATCCTGTTTGACAAGCACCGATAATTGCATACAATCCCTTGCCATGAATAAACGCCAGATAACCATACTCACAACCCTGAAGAACGCGGACGGCTTGGTGACAAGCCCCGGTTTGACCGATGCCCTGCTGAAAAGCGGCTTGGATGCGAGCGAACGGACCGTGCGCTATTATCTCTCCGAAATGGAGAAGGCGCATCTGGTGAAAAAGAGCGGCAAGCGCGGGTATGCGGTCACCGAACGGGGGCTCTCCGAGCTGAAAACCCAGGTCATTGTGGAGCGTATCGGGTTTCTTTCTGCGAAGATCGACCAGATGACGTATCGTATGGATTTTGATCTGGCGCGGAGAAAGGGCACGGTGGTCGTCAATATCACGGTCGTAGAGCCGGCGCATATCGGCAGGTTCACGAATGAGATAGAGGAAGTGTACCGCCGCGGATTTGCAATGGGAGAACGCCTCGTCATTATCCCGCCGGGCGAGAAGATCGGCGAGATAGTCATTCCTGCGGGTTCGGTCGGCATGGGTACTGTGTGTTCGATAACGCTCAACGGGGTGCTCCTCAAATACGGCGTTCCGACGAATTCGAAATTTGGCGGCCTCATGCAGATACAGAACAGGAAGCCCATCGGTTTCATCGATGTGATAATGTACGACGGGACGAGCATCGACCCGCTCGAGGTGTTCATACGAAGCGGCATGACGAACTATACGGGTGCGATAACGAAAGGGACGGGGCGTATCGGTGCAAGCTTCAGAGAATTTCCCGCCGCAAGCGCCGCCATCGTGAAAAAGATCGCCCGCGAGCTGGTATCCATCGGCCTCGGCGGT carries:
- a CDS encoding ABC transporter substrate-binding protein, whose amino-acid sequence is MKKAIVLLCVIAVLPLAAAGKTVKIGAIFAVTGPASFLGAPEQKTAQMLVEQINAQGGINGDNLALVIKDSEGSPEKAVSFAKQLIDEDKVFAIIGPTTSGESLAIKKICEEAKTILISCAAADAIVNPLASWVFKTPQKDSDVVKWIFNTMKKKGLTKIGVLSANTGFGKSGKAQLEALAAGSGITILISEVFDKQATDLTAVLTKIKALNVQAVVNWSIEPAQSIIPKNMKQLNMNVPLFQSHGFGNLKYASEAGKAGEGIVFPCGRIFVADQLSDKDPQKAVLQKYKKDYEAKFKEDVSTFGGHAYDAILILTEAMKKAGSTEKDRVRAAIENLKGFPGTGGIFNYSPTDHSGLGMDSLSLLTVKDGKFVLYKE
- a CDS encoding DUF4389 domain-containing protein, producing the protein MQYSVKYQDKYSRGQLLLRTIFGGFYIALPHFFLMAFVGIWAAILSFLAAWVVLFTGKYPKGWFDFQVKFGAWGARLTASMMNFMDEYPAFGTGGTSASVTYSVNYPASLSRGLLILRVLFGVFYVYVPHMFCLYFRLIWSSLLMFLAWWAILFTGKYPKGFFEFNVGTMRWLNNVSVYMSLLTDEYPKFSGKE
- the pseC gene encoding UDP-4-amino-4,6-dideoxy-N-acetyl-beta-L-altrosamine transaminase; the encoded protein is MKKILPYSRQWIREKDIRTVVKALRDDFITTGWHIEHFEEKLREYTGAKYAVVVSSASAGLHIAMLAAGIKPGDEGITTPNTFLASANSICYAGAKPVFADIDPETKNISPAQIERRITRKTKVIVPVHYAGHPCDMDAIHAIAKKRKLIIIEDAAHAVGGSYRGKKIGALTRSDMCVFSFHAVKNMTAGEGGAVVTNNEEWYHVLRELRSHGLTRDKARMEKHEGRWWYEQHRLGFNYRITDYQAMLLASQLSDLDSFIRRKRSIVKRYDEAFDGTPHVRIPVEKEYAFSPYHLYALEIDFNALGVSREAFMDALSKEGIGSQVLYIPVHTQPYYRKNFGYKQGDYPAAEDHYQRNLAIPLYAKLSDADVQRVIRAFTKVCRMFKG
- the panD gene encoding aspartate 1-decarboxylase; this translates as MTREMLKSKIHRAVITDANVDYVGSITIDEDLMDAADLIENEKVMVADVNNGERFETYVITGRRGSGVICINGAAAHLVALGDRIIIMAFTWLEDPHGRAHKPALVFVDEKNRKKH
- a CDS encoding branched-chain amino acid ABC transporter permease, which translates into the protein MPPEQILQYLLSGITNGSIYAIAAIGFNIVYNTTGIINFAQGEFLMLGAMIAITFSKIMPLWLAIPLSIIITAGVGALVDIVFIRRMKKPTVLNMIIVTIGISILLKEAALHIWDEKVRSLRFFSGDETSSVNIGGAFISPQVFWVLGVCALIVSLLTLFFRYTALGRSMRATASDPDAARLCGISTKNMITLSFMLAAAIGAAAGAVVSPLTQTQYDCGTSFAVKGFTVAIIGGLGNSIGAVIGGILIGVLEAFSISFLPLAFKDVISIGILLILLFVKPSGLFGNKAASSLRKF
- a CDS encoding spiro-SPASM protein codes for the protein MGKTLLIVDHVGVTKYAYGTIGTASIPDIIARRARVMAERLSADIAVVALPDSVSRVENAKRHVLTDMTAKGYLALISEISDGYSDIVHMKADMPFADADEAVRALALHNENFAYYTYGENYPVGVLPRIYKRGTLERLSLLVEEKKLPLSYDIIHETVFIDPNFFEIEVSLSKDDMRYYRLSFRADTKRNVLLIERVGGADPSLAYNDAAKNVLRDAALRRTLPAYVEIELTTERDVWPVTMPPETSSRPKAAFTRDSFARACDTIAALCDDVHLSLSLYGEPLMHAEVRGCIEEALKRGFTVYLETNGMKFDATFADWVLSLKEPRLKTIFHLDTIDTALYARLYRGGDLGIVLANIEYYLMRDNKNAYVQIRKMKDNFDHLMAFYQYFEKFDAQIILQKYDSCRGKMKGREVGDLSPLVHVGCWHVARDLAVFADGSVRLCKEDIAAERVIGSIHTDELHALWKRMDDDYRATVTRSHPFCADCDEWYIYNF
- a CDS encoding DUF3536 domain-containing protein: MLPMEKKLILHGHFYQPPRENPYCNIITEQDLHPYHDWNERITAECYQPNAHSRILDGVGRITKVVNNYEYLSFNFGPTLLDYLAAHFPETVTRIVAADRASIARTGHGNAMAQVFNHIILPLARYEDMISEIRWGIFNFERHFGRTPEGMWLSETAINRDVVDALWQCGIRFTVLSPYQASAVISNGQATQVSDGTIDTSKPYLLKGHRGGEIAVFFYHPELARGIAFEHALRDAHGYAKLIDDAFKHKGLVNIATDGESYGHHEPFADMCIAKYFSDIIPERGITVTNYAAVLAAAPPTEEVLLHDGANGSGTSWSCSHGVERWRSDCGCATGSHDGWNQRWRGPLRAAVDILRDAHEEAVDMVMPLSAEDKRVLRDAAIAAAYDRKVIHALHEKFAKKVSLETFTEIMDSYRYALYAYTSCGWFFADITGLEPVQNLKYADIAFELLASATGKAPYILSARARFIHALGDAKSNIPGMDGNTCYERWVIPERYPAEKIVYHQCAEHISHGLDIRKIPDSTLYGNSVRFIKHDRDKIVALSCSPSGRETRVTLSIRPTDALAAAAATDAGTVSLSLRDIVYDERKRISRRLTLPETSKLLSAGRSAFETSLRIIRTAHSHGVPPPREMMQLFSAFFALKLETLAENGGFRVGQYAEIESLLAIAKENTIVLDTRSFAERVEKDIRKHCREMLRHFDPAIASVVIADMHFVNKISLPVRRSILENDVYAIIERYRRDRTLTIAAQSSLIMLGQWFNFNMDAIAK
- a CDS encoding PfkB family carbohydrate kinase, which gives rise to MAIVVVGSVALDTVKTPKGTMSRGLGGSALHFSNAASILHPIKLVGVVGDDFPAEGMTFFSEKGIDTVGLERVSGKTFHWEGYYENDMSVAHTVNTELNVFAAFSPKIPDSYKKEKYLFLANIDPVLQRSVLEAMGKLDCSVMDTMNYWIDTKKSDVLDVISRVDIALLNDQEARSLTGEKNLIAAAKQLITKGLTYAVIKKGEHGAIVVGKDEYFATVSFPVENVVDPTGAGDSFAGGLVSYLAHEKKLDGKTIRKAMLYATAVASFNVEAFSIEGLRRVAKKDISSRIERIRGITEVGEIRL